The Panthera uncia isolate 11264 chromosome C2, Puncia_PCG_1.0, whole genome shotgun sequence genome contains a region encoding:
- the CSNKA2IP gene encoding casein kinase II subunit alpha'-interacting protein isoform X1, whose translation MEPLAYYDQQFVPLEYSYQPATTNSLTHQYTGEKLNQPNKLPVVRVQSHSNHLAAPPVNSKKLVQSCSVLPSAKSQDTISQGFYNKAPKAPLSQSKRQDTPALDPHQRTSLWPNQRALSSPLIHHKSQATPSLDLNKTSSSLESSQTNLSSRLPLPKPQTTSSRDFCWTSPSQKSNQRVSSSSLFPPKHQETPSLDVLWKSSSLGPNQRVLGTALPQSKPQKTSSLDGLWTSLLEHNRRSLSSPSLNSTSQIHDLLQSSCSLESNQMALSSPLSDSRPQTTAALSSNSIVLSLPLSHSKPRKSPLAHSVHQTKSLPLFPPKSQTVLTLNRDFRTLSSPVCHSKFQNTSSPNDKYRATDLSSPQYKPNVSGQSLSSSKHFIRSIAASTLGSRYQNKGSFDLCAKTASNKEISWSLDYIHPCIVKGGSVPDDVVNKIVNSLSKTRIQRDLCRQILFRRMRGRPNPHPGPRLSSNYMVCLACASCIKSQCNHLTGRKDPHGATLFVIPTPELSSERGIEVKLVFLLSIPETSPSSGLPSSVKENQPDEIPEDKSEGMEKIQILSTSEPDITQELNRKDKGLTAASEDRVVSQQPQAIDWLLYVKKSNNFEPQSLPTSSSSSTSSSSSSSSSSSSSSLTVPSLPPPSKESTTSTLSGCVFTKVLSYHRLPPGVSWLEFICSKNHQPLTGKPQQNQSPSPRTRPMRNSTTVKGPKGPKMLFKFFQTKFQNERNID comes from the coding sequence ATGGAGCCTTTGGCATATTATGATCAACAATTTGTGCCATTAGAATACTCTTACCAACCAGCCACAACCAATTCATTGACACATCAATACACAGGTGAAAAACTAAATCAACCCAATAAGCTGCCTGTAGTCAGAGTGCAATCCCATAGTAATCACCTTGCAGCACCTCCAGTTAACTCTAAGAAGTTGGTGCAGAGCTGCTCAGTATTGCCCTCTGCCAAGTCTCAGGACACAATTTCACAGGGTTTCTATAACAAGGCTCCAAAAGCACCATTATCCCAATCCAAACGTCAGGACACACCTGCACTAGACCCCCACCAGAGAACTTCACTGTGGCCTAATCAGAGAGCCTTGAGCTCACCTTTGATCCACCATAAATCCCAGGCAACACCTTCACTTGATCTTAATAAGACATCTTCATCACTGGAGTCCAGTCAAACAAACTTGAGCTCACGattacccctccccaaacctcagACTACATCTTCCCGAGACTTTTGCTGGACATCACCTTCACAGAAGTCTAATCAAAGAGTCTCAAGTTCATCATTATTTCCCCCCAAACATCAAGAAACACCTTCCCTAGATGTCCTCTGGAAATCATCTTCTTTGGGACCTAATCAAAGAGTGCTTGGCACAGCATTACCACAGTCCAAGCCTCAGAAAACATCTTCATTGGATGGCCTTTGGACATCTTTATTAGAGCACAATCGAAGATCTTTGAGCTCACCATCACTCAACTCTACATCTCAAATACATGACTTGCTTCAGTCATCATGTTCATTGGAATCCAATCAAATGGCTCTGAGCTCACCATTATCTGACTCCAGACCTCAGACAACAGCTGCATTGAGCTCTAATTCCATTGTTCTGAGCTTACCATTGTCCCATTCAAAACCAAGGAAATCACCTTTAGCACATTCTGTCCACCAGACTAAGAGTTTGCCATTGTTCCCACCTAAATCTCAGACAGTGCTTACACTTAATCGGGACTTCAGGACCCTCAGCTCACCGGTTTGTCACTCCAAGTTTCAGAATACCTCTTCACCAAATGACAAATACAGGGCCACAGATTTATCTTCACCCCAGTATAAACCAAATGTCTCAGGTCAATCATTATCAAGCTCTAAACACTTTATCAGGAGCATAGCTGCTTCAACATTGGGCTCCCGATACCAGAATAAAGGCAGCTTTGATCTTTGTGCAAAGACAGCATCAAATAAAGAAATTTCATGGAGTTTAGATTATATTCATCCCTGCATTGTTAAAGGTGGAAGTGTCCCTGATGATGTTGTAAATAAAATTGTCAATTCTCTCTCCAAGACCAGAATCCAGAGGGATCTCTGTAGGCAGATTCTCTTTCGAAGAATGAGGGGAAGGCCAAATCCTCATCCTGGTCCCCGACTTTCATCAAATTATATGGTATGTTTAGCTTGTGCTTCCTGCATAAAATCTCAATGTAACCATCTTACGGGAAGGAAAGATCCTCATGGCGCAACACTATTTGTCATCCCAACACCTGAGCTCAGTTCTGAGAGGGGAATAGAAGTGAAATTAGTTTTTCTCCTCTCCATACCAGAGACTTCTCCCTCATCTGGTCTTCCATCCTCGGTGAAAGAAAATCAGCCTGATGAAATCCCTGAAGACAAAtctgaaggaatggaaaagataCAAATTCTCTCTACATCTGAACCTGATATCACCCAGGAGCTAAATAGGAAGGACAAAGGGCTGACAGCAGCCTCCGAAGACAGAGTTGTAAGCCAACAACCCCAGGCTATTGACTGGCTACTTTATGTGAAGAAAAGTAATAATTTTGAGCCGCAGTCCCTGCCTACATCCTCTTCATCCTctacatcctcctcctcctcttcatcatcttcctcctcctcttcctctttaaCTGTGCCCTCTTTACCCCCTCCTTCCAAAGAGTCTACCACATCTACTCTCTCAGGTTGTGTGTTCACTAAGGTGCTTAGTTACCACCGATTGCCTCCAGGGGTCTCCTGGCTTGAGTTTATATGTAGTAAAAATCATCAGCCACTTACTGGGAAACCACAGCAAAACCAATCACCATCTCCCAGAACAAGGCCTATGAGGAATAGCACCACAGTAAAAGGGCCAAAGGGACCAAAGATGCTGTTCAAATTTTTTCAGACAAAGtttcaaaatgagagaaatattgattaa